The nucleotide window TGTTGAGGATCTTGGCGATGTTGGTGGAGGTAACCGCCACGAACTCGTTCATCGTCAACCGGCCAGTGCCGACGCCATAGGTCCAGAGCATCGGCAGCCGGTCTTCAAGACCGCCGGTGCCGTTCGGGATCTTGGTGAAATCACCGACGCCATAGCGCTTCTGGTCGGTCGTGAAGGCGCAATGGTCGGTCGCCACGCAGGAAAGTGAACCTGCCTGAAGGCCAGCCCAGAGGCTGTCCTGATGCATCTTGTTGCGGAACGGCGGGCTCATGACGCGGCGGGCGGCGTGATCCCAGTCCTTGTCGAAATATTCGCTTTCATCAAGGGTCAGATGCTGGATCAGCGGCTCGCCATAGACGCGCATGCCCTTCTGACGGGCACGACGGATGGCCTCATGGGCCTGTTCGCAGGATGTATGGACCACATAGAGCGGAACGCCTGCCATATCGGCCAGCATGATGGCTCGGTTGGTGGCTTCCCCTTCCACTTCCGGCGGGCGGGAATAGGCGTGTGCTTCCGGGCCGGTGTTACCCTCGGACAGCAGCTTGGCAGACATGGAGGCAACCACGTCGCCATTCTCTGCGTGGACAAGCGGCATGGCGCCCAGTTCGGCACAGCGCTGGAAGGAGGCAAACAGCTCGTCGTCGTTGACCATCAACGAGCCCTTGTAGGCGAGGAAATGCTTGAAGGTGTTGATGCCCTTCTCGCGAACGACCGTTTCCATTTCCTCGAACACCTGCTTGTCCCACCATGTGATGGCCATGTGGAAGGAATAGTCGCAGGTGGCGCGGGTCGACTTGTTGTCCCAACGCATCAGGGCGTCCAGCAGACTCTGGCCAGGATCGGGCAGACAGAAGTCGACCACCATCGTCGTGCCGCCCGCCACCGCAGCGCGGGTGCCTGAAGAAAAGTCATCTGCCGAATAGGTGCCCATGAAAGGCATTTCCAGATGCACATGGGGATCGATGCCACCCGGCATGACATAGCAGCCGGTGGCGTCCAGAATTTCACCGCCGGAGAGATCGGGGCCGATTTCGGTGATGACACCATCCTCGATTTTCACATCGGCTTCATAAGTCAGATCGGCGGTGACAACAGTTCCGCCCTTAATCACTTTGCTCATGTTACTGTTCCCTTCAAGTTTCATGCCAAGAAGCGGGCACCGGACACAGTTCGGGCGTTCCCGGTAAGCGAACGATCTGCCTCTTGCCTTGGTGTCTTGAGCTCCGACCAAAGCGGTTGCCTCTGGCGGAGTTTTTGTCTTGTCTGGTAATTGCCGGGTCGGATTCCACCGGGCTTTGGCCCTGTTCATGGATCGGGAATCCGTGCCCCAGATCTTGTCGCCGTTCGGCGTCTTGTCCTGATCGCTACTCGACGATCTCGGCCGTTTCCAGAACCGCCTGCAGCAGCACGTCAGCCCCGGCGGTGGCCCATTCCTTGGAAATTTCCTCGGCTTCGTTGTGCGAGAGGCCATCGACGCACGGACACATGATCATCGTGGCCGGAGCGACCTTTGCGGCCCAGCATGCGTCATGGCCAGCGCCGGAGACGATGTCCATATGCGAGTAGCCAAGATCGATGGCGGCATTGCGCACGCGCTCGACAAGCGTCGGCTCGAAGGTCACCGGATCGAACTGGCCGACCTGCTCCACCGAGCAGCCGACACCGAGCTCTTCACAGATGACCGCCGCCTTTTCCTTGATGGCATCGCGCATGCCGTTGAGCTTGTCGATGTCGACGGTGCGGATGTCGACCGTGAAGACCACCGTCCCGGGCAGCACGTTGCGCGAGTTCGGCGAGAAGGTCACCTGCCCGACACCGCCAACTGCGTTTGGCTGGGCTGCCATGGTCACGTCCTGCACCATTTCGAAGATGCGGGCCATGGCCAGACCGGCGTTGACGCGCATGGCCATCGGAGTGGAGCCGGTATGGGCTTCCTTGCCGGTCAGCGTGAACTCCAGCCACCACAGCCCCTGACAATGGGTCACGACACCGATTTCCTTGTTTTCGGCTTCAAGGATCGGGCCCTGCTCGATGTGATATTCGAAATAGGCGTGCATCTTACGAGCGCCAACCTCTTCGTCCCCAACCCAGTTGATGCGCTTGAGCTCGTCACCGTAGGTCTTGCCCTCAAGGTCCTTGCGGCCATAGGCATAGTCAAGCGAATGGACACCA belongs to uncultured Cohaesibacter sp. and includes:
- the hydA gene encoding dihydropyrimidinase translates to MSKVIKGGTVVTADLTYEADVKIEDGVITEIGPDLSGGEILDATGCYVMPGGIDPHVHLEMPFMGTYSADDFSSGTRAAVAGGTTMVVDFCLPDPGQSLLDALMRWDNKSTRATCDYSFHMAITWWDKQVFEEMETVVREKGINTFKHFLAYKGSLMVNDDELFASFQRCAELGAMPLVHAENGDVVASMSAKLLSEGNTGPEAHAYSRPPEVEGEATNRAIMLADMAGVPLYVVHTSCEQAHEAIRRARQKGMRVYGEPLIQHLTLDESEYFDKDWDHAARRVMSPPFRNKMHQDSLWAGLQAGSLSCVATDHCAFTTDQKRYGVGDFTKIPNGTGGLEDRLPMLWTYGVGTGRLTMNEFVAVTSTNIAKILNIYPKKGAILVGADADIVVWDPKLKKTISAATQVSSIDYSVFEGKEVTGLPRFTLSRGKVVVEESTLKTEEGHGQFVARKPYGAVNKALSTWKELVSPRPIVRAGIPASGV
- a CDS encoding Zn-dependent hydrolase, with protein sequence MKKNLRVDGDRLWQSLMDMAKIGPGVAGGNNRQTLTDEDAEGRALFQKWCEDAGLAMGVDKMGSMFMTRPGTDPDALPVYVGSHLDTQPTGGKYDGVLGVLSALELVRMLNDADIKTKHPIVVTNWANEEGGRFSPPMLASGVFAGVHSLDYAYGRKDLEGKTYGDELKRINWVGDEEVGARKMHAYFEYHIEQGPILEAENKEIGVVTHCQGLWWLEFTLTGKEAHTGSTPMAMRVNAGLAMARIFEMVQDVTMAAQPNAVGGVGQVTFSPNSRNVLPGTVVFTVDIRTVDIDKLNGMRDAIKEKAAVICEELGVGCSVEQVGQFDPVTFEPTLVERVRNAAIDLGYSHMDIVSGAGHDACWAAKVAPATMIMCPCVDGLSHNEAEEISKEWATAGADVLLQAVLETAEIVE